DNA sequence from the Candidatus Hydrogenedentota bacterium genome:
GGCGCCGAATCGCGGGACCTCCGTTTTCATGGAAATCTCATGCCCCCGGACTGCGCCGCCGCGGTCACGGGCGAGAATGTTAATCCGGCGGCGGCGGTTATTGAATGAAAAATACAATGGAGAACGCATCATGGGCGGCAGGAATCTGACACGGCGGCATTTCCTTGGGCTTTCGGCGGCGGGCGGCCTGGCGGGGCTTGTCCACGGATGTGCCTCCACGGCGGAAGCGTCCGCCAAAGGCGGCGCCCGCCGCATCGCCACGTTCTCCTGCGACGTAACCCCGCCCCTGGGCACTCCGCTCTATCCCAGCTACAAGCCCCTGGACACCATCGAGCAGCCTCTTCAGGCCAAGGGGGTCATTCTCGAGGACGGCGGCGGACGCTCGGTCCTCTGCGCCGTGGACTGGTGCGAGCTGTGCAACGACACCTATCTGGAGTTCAGAAACGCCGTGGCGGCGGCCGCGAAAACATCACCGGACCGGGTCGCCGTGCAGACCGTCCACCAACACACCGCGCCCATGGCCGACCTGCGGGCGTTCCGCATGTTTGACGGGATTGAGGAGTCGCCCCCAAGCCCCTCCGGCGAGCAGATTCATCTCCCCCTGGCACATCTGCGCGAGGCGGTCGCCGCCGCGCTGGACCACATGGAACCCTACGACCAGATTGGCACGGGCCAGGCCAAGGCGGAGCGGGTCGCCTCAAACCGGCGCGTGCCCATCGGCGACGGCAAGGTGGGGTTTCGGGCCAGTTCCTGCCGCGACCCCAAACTGGTGGAGGCGCCCGAGGGGCTGATTGACCCGTATGTGAAAACGGTCACCTTCGCGCGGGGCGGGGTCCCGCTGGCGCGGCTGCATTACTACGCCACGCACCCCCAGAGTTTCTACGGCGACCCGCGCGCCAGCATTGACT
Encoded proteins:
- a CDS encoding twin-arginine translocation signal domain-containing protein; protein product: MGGRNLTRRHFLGLSAAGGLAGLVHGCASTAEASAKGGARRIATFSCDVTPPLGTPLYPSYKPLDTIEQPLQAKGVILEDGGGRSVLCAVDWCELCNDTYLEFRNAVAAAAKTSPDRVAVQTVHQHTAPMADLRAFRMFDGIEESPPSPSGEQIHLPLAHLREAVAAALDHMEPYDQIGTGQAKAERVASNRRVPIGDGKVGFRASSCRDPKLVEAPEGLIDPYVKTVTFARGGVPLARLHYYATHPQSFYGDPRASIDFPGMAREWLQEQEGVFQVYFTGCGGNIAAGKYNDGTPEARQGLYERLRAAMKASAEATVYAPAEDADWRAVPVYFTPRTDEGFRGPELKERIWNKSGTPNDRICAAMVMAWQESAKKPITLTAAHIGNIRLLHLPGEVAVEFQLFAQELCPDQFVAVAAYGDCGPAYINLERFTAEGGYEPGAAQVVPETEQLLRSAIKTLLA